Proteins found in one Neomonachus schauinslandi chromosome 1, ASM220157v2, whole genome shotgun sequence genomic segment:
- the SSBP4 gene encoding single-stranded DNA-binding protein 4 isoform X10: MYAKGGKGSAVPSDSQAREKLALYVYEYLLHVGAQKSAQTFLSEIRWEKNITLGEPPGFLHSWWCVFWDLYCAAPDRREACEHSNEAKAFQDYSAVAAPSPVMGSMAPNDAMAAGPMAPGFFQPFMSPRFPGGPRPTLRMPSQPPVGLPGSQPLLPGTMEPSPRAQGHPSMGPMQRVTPPRGMASVGPQATPWPALTALLPSQSYGGGMRPPPNSLAGPGLPTMNMGPGVRGPWASPSGNSIPYSSSSPGSYSGPPGGGGPPGTPIMPSPGDSNSSESMYTIMNPIGPGAGRANFPLGPGPEGPMAAMSAMEPHHVNGSLGSGDMDGLPKYSPGMTMSV; this comes from the exons GTTGGCGCTGTATGTCTACGAGTACCTGCTGCACGTTGGTGCCCAGAAGTCAGCCCAGACCTTTCTGTCTGAG ATCCGATGGGAGAAGAACATTACACTGGGGGAACCCCCAGGCTTCCTACATTCCTGGTGGTG TGTGTTCTGGGACTTGTACTGTGCAGCACCCGACCGCAGAGAGGCGTGTGAGCACTCAAATGAGGCCAAGGCCTTCCAGGACTAC AGCGCTGTAGCGGCCCCCAGTCCTGTGATGGGGAGCATGGCCCCCAACGACGCGATGGCAGCAGGCCCCATGGCACCCGGCTTCTTCCAG CCCTTCATGTCACCGCGGTTCCCAGGGGGCCCCCGGCCCACCCTGCGGATGCCGAGTCAG CCTCCCGTGGGCCTCCCCggctcccagcccctccttcctggCACCATGGAACCCTCCCCGCGAGCTCAGG ggCATCCGAGCATGGGCCCCATGCAGAGAGTGACACCTCCACGGGGCATGGCCAGCGTTGGACCCCAGG CGACACCTTGGCCTGCACTCACAGCCCTTTTGCCTTCCCAGAGCTATGGAGGTGGCATGCGGCCCCCACCGAACTCCCTCGCCGGCCCAGGCCTGCCCACCATGAACAT GGGCCCTGGAGTGCGAGGCCCATGGGCCAGCCCCAGTGGAAACTCG ATTCcctattcctcctcctcccccggcAGCTACTCG GGacccccaggaggaggagggcccCCTGGAACACCCATCATGCCCAGCCCTGGAG ACTCCAACTCCAGCGAGAGCATGTACACGATCATGAACCCCATTGGGCCGGGCGCCGGCAGGGCTAAT TTCCCGCTCGGCCCTGGTCCGGAGGGCCCCATGGCGGCCATGAGTGCAATGGAGCCTCACCACGTGAACGGATCCCTGG GCTCGGGCGATATGGACGGGTTGCCGAAG
- the SSBP4 gene encoding single-stranded DNA-binding protein 4 isoform X14, which produces MYAKGGKGSAVPSDSQAREKLALYVYEYLLHVGAQKSAQTFLSEIRWEKNITLGEPPGFLHSWWCVFWDLYCAAPDRREACEHSNEAKAFQDYPFMSPRFPGGPRPTLRMPSQPPVGLPGSQPLLPGTMEPSPRAQGHPSMGPMQRVTPPRGMASVGPQSYGGGMRPPPNSLAGPGLPTMNMGPGVRGPWASPSGNSIPYSSSSPGSYSGPPGGGGPPGTPIMPSPGDSNSSESMYTIMNPIGPGAGRANFPLGPGPEGPMAAMSAMEPHHVNGSLGSGDMDGLPKYSPGMTMSV; this is translated from the exons GTTGGCGCTGTATGTCTACGAGTACCTGCTGCACGTTGGTGCCCAGAAGTCAGCCCAGACCTTTCTGTCTGAG ATCCGATGGGAGAAGAACATTACACTGGGGGAACCCCCAGGCTTCCTACATTCCTGGTGGTG TGTGTTCTGGGACTTGTACTGTGCAGCACCCGACCGCAGAGAGGCGTGTGAGCACTCAAATGAGGCCAAGGCCTTCCAGGACTAC CCCTTCATGTCACCGCGGTTCCCAGGGGGCCCCCGGCCCACCCTGCGGATGCCGAGTCAG CCTCCCGTGGGCCTCCCCggctcccagcccctccttcctggCACCATGGAACCCTCCCCGCGAGCTCAGG ggCATCCGAGCATGGGCCCCATGCAGAGAGTGACACCTCCACGGGGCATGGCCAGCGTTGGACCCCAG AGCTATGGAGGTGGCATGCGGCCCCCACCGAACTCCCTCGCCGGCCCAGGCCTGCCCACCATGAACAT GGGCCCTGGAGTGCGAGGCCCATGGGCCAGCCCCAGTGGAAACTCG ATTCcctattcctcctcctcccccggcAGCTACTCG GGacccccaggaggaggagggcccCCTGGAACACCCATCATGCCCAGCCCTGGAG ACTCCAACTCCAGCGAGAGCATGTACACGATCATGAACCCCATTGGGCCGGGCGCCGGCAGGGCTAAT TTCCCGCTCGGCCCTGGTCCGGAGGGCCCCATGGCGGCCATGAGTGCAATGGAGCCTCACCACGTGAACGGATCCCTGG GCTCGGGCGATATGGACGGGTTGCCGAAG